Proteins encoded by one window of Chloroflexota bacterium:
- a CDS encoding glycosyltransferase family 4 protein: MNNKLDIAVNYATLLGAHHSSHSGYAQIFRYMGRRVSAPTTPRWPHGRLPALLNTACAFISGSPWYTFSALRLELSTFMDMWLRKNELYHFLNGDTDCRYIPLLNGFRGHKVIATYHQPPDELCKGVSGPVLQRLTAALAVASNQVDYLTRFVGSNRVFVIPHGVDTDYFQPGEGSKIDSKLVLSVGTHLRDFDTLALAAATVERKESDIHFAVVTHPERGHVFVGLPHVRVYSHISDDDLLRLYQQADLAVFPLQDCTANNAVLEAMACGLPIVVTDVGGIRDYVDETCAMLTPRKDAQAIAEAIMQLCSDSALRQQLGKQSREKALQFDFRKVVERLAEVYEIIVTI; encoded by the coding sequence TTGAACAACAAGTTGGACATTGCGGTAAATTATGCCACCTTGTTAGGGGCTCATCACAGTAGTCACTCTGGGTATGCTCAGATTTTCCGATACATGGGTAGGCGCGTGTCTGCGCCCACAACCCCCCGGTGGCCGCATGGCCGTCTGCCTGCACTACTCAACACGGCCTGTGCGTTTATCTCAGGATCTCCTTGGTACACTTTCTCTGCACTCCGCCTCGAACTTTCCACCTTCATGGATATGTGGCTGCGGAAAAACGAACTGTACCACTTTCTGAATGGGGACACCGACTGCCGCTATATACCGTTGCTGAATGGGTTCCGAGGGCATAAAGTGATTGCCACATACCATCAACCACCGGACGAGTTGTGCAAAGGAGTAAGTGGCCCTGTTTTACAAAGGCTAACCGCGGCCCTTGCTGTTGCCAGCAATCAAGTTGATTATCTGACTCGTTTTGTTGGGTCGAACCGCGTGTTCGTTATCCCTCACGGCGTTGACACGGATTACTTCCAGCCAGGCGAAGGGTCAAAGATTGATTCCAAGTTGGTTCTATCCGTTGGCACACACCTGCGGGATTTCGATACGCTCGCTCTTGCCGCTGCTACTGTAGAGCGAAAGGAATCAGATATTCATTTCGCTGTCGTGACACATCCGGAACGCGGTCATGTGTTTGTGGGGTTGCCTCATGTCAGAGTCTACTCACACATATCCGACGATGATCTTTTGCGATTGTACCAGCAAGCAGACTTGGCTGTCTTCCCTCTACAGGATTGCACGGCAAACAACGCAGTACTTGAAGCGATGGCCTGTGGCCTGCCCATTGTGGTCACCGATGTGGGTGGTATTCGAGATTATGTAGACGAAACTTGTGCAATGCTAACTCCAAGAAAAGATGCCCAAGCAATTGCTGAGGCCATTATGCAATTGTGTTCTGATTCAGCTCTTAGGCAACAACTCGGCAAACAGTCACGGGAGAAAGCGCTGCAGTTTGACTTTCGAAAAGTGGTTGAACGACTTGCAGAAGTCTACGAGATCATCGTGACGATTTGA
- a CDS encoding lipopolysaccharide biosynthesis protein, giving the protein MHELSIRRGVITIGVGVFAERATAFISNILLARLLLPQDFGLVTMALTVSEAVTLLGNLGIGSALIHKRDETEEYTNAAFWLGLGVGVGLGVLQALISGWAAEFYRAPLVQPILLVYALGYCITALGNVHTTLLVKELRFDPVMKVAVSSALSNALVAVGLAAAGFGVWSLVLGRLAAQCVSTLMNWWLCRWRPSGWASKRHYSGLIIYGRNMFVSDGLAYLNHNADYLILGQQLGPAVLGIYLLAYNLAMLPVTTISLIVGRASFPVFAQLQHQREELQRTFVTAMRLSALLGFPILVGMVILANELIIALVGSRWQPAVMPLRLLAIYALGRSISAHAGQLLNAVGRPDIPMKFNLVYTPIFLPGLLVSARYGAVGVAAATAAISGVATWLYLLIALRAMDWSFHLVLNATGPPFVAANIMGFGVALGHRILSLYHPAPLAVLAVLVPAGVMLYALIFWMFYPEIYHQLEPRRLMCFVWTTVKESILH; this is encoded by the coding sequence GTGCACGAACTAAGCATACGTCGGGGTGTCATAACCATAGGGGTTGGTGTGTTCGCTGAGCGGGCAACGGCCTTTATCAGCAATATTCTGCTGGCACGTTTGCTCCTTCCCCAGGACTTTGGTTTGGTAACGATGGCTTTGACAGTCTCTGAAGCAGTCACTTTGTTGGGCAATCTGGGCATCGGTAGCGCACTCATCCATAAACGCGATGAAACTGAGGAGTACACCAACGCTGCTTTCTGGCTAGGGCTCGGCGTGGGTGTAGGATTAGGTGTACTCCAAGCCCTCATCAGTGGTTGGGCTGCCGAGTTCTACCGTGCTCCGCTTGTGCAGCCAATCCTGCTGGTCTATGCCCTTGGTTATTGCATTACTGCATTGGGAAATGTACATACCACCCTATTGGTTAAGGAGCTGCGGTTCGACCCGGTGATGAAGGTCGCAGTCAGTTCGGCATTGAGCAATGCGCTCGTTGCAGTGGGACTGGCTGCTGCTGGGTTTGGTGTCTGGTCGCTTGTGCTGGGGCGGCTGGCTGCCCAATGTGTGAGCACGCTGATGAACTGGTGGCTATGCCGTTGGCGTCCATCGGGTTGGGCAAGCAAGCGTCACTACAGCGGGTTAATTATTTATGGCCGTAACATGTTTGTGAGCGATGGGTTAGCCTACTTGAACCACAATGCTGACTATCTCATCTTGGGTCAGCAGCTTGGTCCGGCGGTGCTTGGCATATACCTCCTAGCATATAATCTAGCCATGTTGCCCGTCACTACGATCAGCCTAATTGTTGGTCGAGCCAGTTTTCCAGTGTTTGCCCAACTGCAACACCAGCGTGAGGAGTTGCAGAGGACGTTTGTTACAGCTATGCGTCTCTCAGCGCTGTTGGGATTCCCTATTTTGGTAGGCATGGTCATCTTGGCCAATGAACTGATTATCGCGCTCGTTGGCTCGCGTTGGCAACCTGCAGTAATGCCTTTGCGCCTGCTAGCGATCTACGCCTTGGGACGCAGTATTAGTGCACATGCCGGGCAGTTGCTGAACGCTGTTGGACGACCAGATATCCCAATGAAATTCAACCTTGTCTATACCCCCATCTTTCTCCCTGGCTTATTGGTCAGTGCACGCTATGGCGCAGTAGGTGTCGCGGCTGCAACGGCAGCAATCTCCGGTGTGGCTACATGGCTTTACTTGCTGATTGCTTTGCGCGCAATGGATTGGTCATTTCACTTAGTATTGAATGCCACTGGACCGCCTTTCGTAGCGGCTAATATCATGGGTTTTGGTGTGGCCCTGGGGCACAGGATTTTATCGCTATACCATCCCGCGCCGCTGGCAGTGCTGGCCGTCTTGGTCCCCGCTGGGGTTATGCTGTACGCCCTCATATTTTGGATGTTTTATCCCGAGATATATCATCAGTTGGAACCAAGACGCCTCATGTGCTTTGTCTGGACCACGGTAAAAGAGAGCATTTTGCATTAG
- a CDS encoding class I SAM-dependent methyltransferase, translated as MTNNAPPTQQSPRTGVADFYENAYAKSSLLDDLNRPQDRIRFCFPTLLTGKRILDVGCGPGVQVQFLTRSNEVHGIDISGPALEFAAKRGLVTHQVNVEEQGIPFPDEHFDIVICTDLLEHLFDPKFVLQEIRRVLRKDGYAILAVPNHFFWYMRLRVLVGGNLVLPWHAHTETSEEWNYVHIRFFTLRGFERLVTLAGFSISQRFYDAMTVARPRMLPLSWYKCLARRFPSFFRCNF; from the coding sequence ATGACCAATAATGCCCCACCAACTCAACAGAGCCCCAGGACAGGGGTGGCAGATTTCTACGAGAACGCGTATGCCAAGAGCTCACTGCTCGATGATCTCAATAGGCCCCAGGATCGGATTAGGTTTTGTTTTCCTACATTGTTAACAGGAAAACGCATCTTGGATGTTGGGTGTGGACCTGGGGTACAAGTCCAATTTTTGACCCGATCTAACGAAGTTCACGGCATTGATATCTCGGGACCCGCTCTGGAATTCGCTGCTAAGCGAGGACTGGTAACTCATCAAGTAAATGTGGAAGAGCAAGGGATACCGTTTCCAGACGAGCATTTCGACATTGTTATCTGCACTGATCTGTTAGAGCATCTGTTTGACCCAAAATTTGTCCTACAGGAGATACGGAGGGTCCTTCGAAAAGATGGCTATGCCATCCTAGCAGTACCCAATCATTTTTTCTGGTACATGCGGCTGCGGGTTTTGGTTGGTGGCAACCTTGTATTGCCATGGCATGCACATACTGAGACCTCAGAGGAATGGAATTACGTTCATATACGCTTTTTCACATTGCGTGGCTTCGAGCGTTTGGTCACATTGGCTGGTTTCAGCATCTCACAGCGCTTCTACGATGCCATGACCGTTGCTCGCCCACGTATGTTGCCCCTCTCATGGTATAAGTGCCTTGCGCGTCGGTTCCCCTCGTTTTTTCGCTGCAATTTCTAG
- a CDS encoding glycosyltransferase family 4 protein: MKIVLFDYIFERGRPGITGLSDLVWNWAKHLVALGDEVHIVAPPYPKGAKPPKGALMHFFPVPPMGYRNIAGRMLTVLRGWLDIRRLGRVDIIHVPEYLATAIFAFLSNGTPVILTTPGNIFERIENINEFDWLTTQVYKVAARLSAKYCACIIATSAEMQKWWVISGASPERVVQIPLGVDTNVFQPISGARAELGWGDSPSVLFVGRLQKENGAEYLIEAMGSIAKDIPDVVLHIVGSGPDLHKLQEVVQHADLTNQVQWHGPVALERLPLFYSATDVFVLPRLSRVTPRVLFEAMACQVPVITSAIGGIGEFVDDGVTGFTIDPRNPSAIAQRIIQILRDAALANRMRKAAREFACRELDWSVIVRRMRTEVYQRFV, translated from the coding sequence ATGAAAATCGTGCTCTTTGACTACATCTTCGAACGCGGCCGGCCCGGCATCACTGGATTAAGCGACCTGGTGTGGAACTGGGCAAAGCATTTGGTCGCCCTTGGGGATGAGGTACACATTGTTGCTCCACCTTACCCAAAGGGTGCAAAGCCACCCAAAGGTGCACTGATGCACTTTTTTCCCGTCCCTCCCATGGGTTACCGCAATATAGCGGGGCGTATGCTTACTGTACTTCGAGGTTGGCTCGATATCAGAAGATTGGGCAGAGTAGACATTATCCATGTGCCTGAATATCTTGCAACGGCCATCTTCGCGTTCCTTAGCAATGGAACGCCTGTGATACTGACCACACCGGGTAACATATTTGAGCGGATTGAAAACATCAACGAATTTGATTGGCTTACGACTCAGGTGTATAAGGTAGCTGCGCGACTATCTGCAAAATATTGTGCTTGTATTATTGCTACAAGCGCGGAGATGCAAAAGTGGTGGGTAATTTCAGGAGCTAGCCCAGAACGTGTTGTCCAGATACCTCTAGGAGTTGATACAAACGTATTTCAGCCCATATCAGGAGCGCGAGCAGAATTGGGTTGGGGTGATTCTCCCAGTGTACTGTTCGTGGGTCGGCTCCAAAAGGAAAACGGTGCTGAGTATCTCATTGAGGCAATGGGTTCCATTGCAAAGGATATACCGGATGTTGTATTACATATAGTAGGCAGTGGCCCAGACTTGCATAAATTACAGGAGGTAGTACAACACGCGGACCTCACAAACCAAGTGCAGTGGCATGGGCCAGTGGCTTTAGAGAGGCTTCCTCTTTTCTACTCTGCCACGGACGTATTTGTCCTACCCCGGTTGAGCCGCGTGACTCCTCGCGTACTTTTTGAGGCAATGGCGTGCCAAGTGCCCGTTATTACATCTGCTATTGGGGGCATCGGCGAGTTTGTGGATGATGGAGTAACAGGGTTTACCATAGACCCCCGCAATCCCTCTGCTATTGCGCAGCGCATTATACAAATACTCCGTGACGCAGCATTAGCCAACAGGATGCGAAAAGCGGCGCGTGAGTTCGCATGCCGAGAATTAGATTGGTCTGTGATAGTCCGCAGGATGCGTACAGAGGTCTACCAACGCTTTGTCTAA
- a CDS encoding glycosyltransferase family 4 protein, protein MTKADKQMTGLRRYALSLYQGLQDRGVDVALIHPHSPLPKALVRMGKALHLDAEAFFASYPLAVRIDDVSLCHLASQTLATLLLFQRLPRTVITVHDIIPYLVRNDPALSTYHTPLERLFDRLALYALRHAERLIAISQFTRSCLVEALGYPSERTQVIYRAVDREQFRSLTVPAAFRRKYSLDEGLRYILYVGSEDPRKNLATLLQAFHIVQQQVPSARLIKAGAAHFGAQREKLLAQVAQLGLKGKVRFLDHVPDEDLPFLYNVADVFVLPSLYEGFGLPALEAMSCGTPVIAANRASLPEVVGAGGVLVDPVDVETMAQAIATLVSDAERHATAAQAALQQAERFSLQRQASETLDVYAHAVF, encoded by the coding sequence GTGACCAAAGCTGACAAGCAAATGACCGGCCTGCGGCGTTATGCTCTGAGCCTCTATCAAGGCCTGCAGGACCGGGGAGTGGATGTGGCGCTCATCCATCCCCATTCACCGCTCCCAAAGGCGCTGGTGCGCATGGGCAAGGCGCTACACCTGGATGCCGAGGCGTTCTTCGCCTCTTATCCGCTTGCGGTGCGCATCGATGACGTCTCCCTCTGCCATCTGGCCAGCCAGACGCTGGCGACGCTGCTCTTGTTCCAGCGCCTGCCGCGCACGGTGATAACGGTACACGATATCATCCCGTACCTGGTGCGGAATGACCCGGCTTTGAGCACGTACCACACGCCCTTGGAGCGTCTTTTCGACCGCCTGGCGCTGTACGCCCTGCGCCACGCAGAGCGCCTCATTGCCATTTCCCAGTTCACCAGAAGCTGTCTTGTGGAGGCATTAGGCTATCCCTCCGAGCGCACTCAAGTGATCTATCGCGCCGTGGACCGGGAGCAATTCAGATCCCTGACCGTTCCAGCCGCCTTTCGCCGAAAATACAGCTTGGACGAAGGCCTGCGTTACATCCTGTACGTGGGTTCGGAGGACCCGCGCAAGAACCTTGCCACATTGCTACAAGCATTCCACATCGTGCAGCAGCAAGTGCCGTCTGCGCGGCTGATCAAGGCTGGCGCAGCCCATTTTGGGGCGCAACGGGAAAAGTTGCTGGCACAGGTAGCCCAACTGGGGCTGAAAGGCAAAGTCCGTTTCCTGGACCACGTGCCGGATGAGGACCTGCCGTTCCTGTACAATGTGGCGGATGTATTCGTGCTGCCCTCGCTGTACGAAGGCTTCGGTTTGCCAGCGTTGGAGGCAATGAGCTGCGGCACGCCGGTGATTGCCGCCAACCGCGCCTCCTTGCCGGAGGTAGTGGGCGCTGGCGGCGTGCTGGTGGATCCTGTGGATGTGGAAACTATGGCGCAGGCGATAGCTACCCTGGTGAGCGATGCAGAGCGTCATGCCACTGCAGCGCAAGCTGCGCTACAGCAGGCGGAGCGCTTTTCGCTGCAGCGGCAAGCAAGTGAGACCCTGGATGTGTATGCACATGCAGTGTTCTGA